The Rhopalosiphum maidis isolate BTI-1 chromosome 2, ASM367621v3, whole genome shotgun sequence genome segment attcattaatattttatatgtgggTTAGGAACATAAATGTGTTTTAGATTCTTGTCGTGCCTTGGAGGGTGAAGGTTttgaaattacatatttaccaGTTTGTTCAACGGGTATAATTTCCCTTGAAGAATTAGAGTCTGCAATTCGACCTGATACTGCACTTGTTTCCATCATGGctgtaaataatgaaattggaGTAAAACAGCCAATTAAGGAAATTGGTGAaaacaatctaaaaaataaattaatagctaaagtaaatttataatttaattatttttacaggaAAATTATGCAAgtcaaaaaaagtattttttcatacTGATGCAGCTCAAGCTGTTGGAAAGATTACTGTTGATGTTAATGATCAAAATATTGATCTTATGTCTATAAGTGGACATAAGTTATATGGACCAAAAGGTATAAAATTGAAGATACcaagtttttatgttttataaataatattaaaatcttttcTTATTATAAGGTATTGGAGCATTGTTTGTTCGGCGTAAACCAAGAGTACGTTTAGAACCTCTTCAGAGTGGAGGTGGTCAAGAACGAGGTTTAAGGAGTGGAACTGTTCCAACACCAATAGTTGTAGGATTTGGTGAAGCATGTAGAATAGCTAAACAAGAAATGgaggttaataaaatatttattaacaattaatttattcattaatttaaattaatataataacttgtgatgttataatcatatatatatatcatattttattatttagtacgaTCATGCTTGGATGACAAAACTTTCAAATTTACTCCttgaaaaaattactaaaagtcTACCAGAAGTTGTTCGTAATGGTGATGCTGTTCATACTTATCCaggttgtttaaatttatcgttTGCATTTGTTGAGGGAGAATCACTTCTTATGGCCCTCAAAGACATTGCATTGTCAAGTGGTAGTGCATGTACGTCTGCATCTTTGGAGCCCTCATATGTATTACGTGCTATTGGAGCTGATGAAGACTTAGCACATTCTTCTATTAGGTATTACAATCTGTCTAGTTAATTTAGCcattcaattatatacata includes the following:
- the LOC113551312 gene encoding probable cysteine desulfurase, mitochondrial codes for the protein MACRNVNVHNLSKFVRYFSQKTTEQETKLASRMGFLRGKPLYLDAQATTPLDPRVLDAMMPYMTYSYGNPHSRTHMYGWESEEAVETARQHISDLIGANPKEIIFTSGATESNNLAIKGIAHFYGAKKRHIITTQTEHKCVLDSCRALEGEGFEITYLPVCSTGIISLEELESAIRPDTALVSIMAVNNEIGVKQPIKEIGKLCKSKKVFFHTDAAQAVGKITVDVNDQNIDLMSISGHKLYGPKGIGALFVRRKPRVRLEPLQSGGGQERGLRSGTVPTPIVVGFGEACRIAKQEMEYDHAWMTKLSNLLLEKITKSLPEVVRNGDAVHTYPGCLNLSFAFVEGESLLMALKDIALSSGSACTSASLEPSYVLRAIGADEDLAHSSIRFGFGRFTTVDEVLYTAEKCIKHVQRLREMSPLWEMHQEGIDIKSIKWSQH